One region of Carassius gibelio isolate Cgi1373 ecotype wild population from Czech Republic chromosome A1, carGib1.2-hapl.c, whole genome shotgun sequence genomic DNA includes:
- the LOC127946740 gene encoding early growth response protein 1-like, translating to MLNNMDLNSQDSFYSQFENCNSSAIGMETHGSKDSQNVFMDSGRTAPAQFAHGAPITPKTEPTSTDQYNSCQGPKESYTTSLAYSGSFYVETAQGTPCSTETLLNMITEIVGISTTPVSDAHQCADGTMNASRSSFGDEGVQTQASTCTTPPLYSPGQAGQSYSDSQTAAQAQDSAAAHLNFASSAQDAEPLSESATFPVVIKNEFESSCYEWGAFHKSYLDAGFQSEPFSMSNSFQTDQQQVDVKDLLDSYSPICSNPETEFKVESTLKQEQCFGDACTQGFSAPMFNYSTPVMDIPPTSILKPTIFPNIELQSSCETNYSTSTIDSVLYSSLLPESFSQTYTRAQKPNRVRKSPASSTGQAKEKPFTCPMETCDRRFSRSDELNRHIRIHTGHKPFQCRICLRSFSRSDHLTTHTRTHTGEKPFSCDVCGKRFARSDERKRHGRVHLKQKEKMELKPQVVNAWPFTLPEAI from the exons ATGCTTAACAACATGGATTTGAACTCTCAAGATTCTTTCTACTCTCAGTTTGAAAACTGTAACAGTTCTGCGATAGGGATGGAAACTCACGGCTCCAAAGACAGCCAGAATGTTTTCATGGATTCTGGAAGAACAGCACCTGCCCAGTTTGCACACG GTGCGCCTATTACCCCCAAAACGGAGCCCACGAGTACAGATCAGTATAACTCCTGTCAGGGTCCGAAAGAAAGCTACACAACCTCCTTAGCTTACTCAGGCAGCTTCTACGTGGAAACAGCTCAAGGAACACCTTGCAGCACGGAAACACTGCTCAACATGATCACCGAAATCGTTGGCATCTCAACTACCCCGGTCTCGGATGCGCATCAGTGTGCAGACGGTACGATGAacgcaagccgtagcagtttcggTGACGAAGGCGTCCAGACGCAGGCCTCCACGTGCACCACCCCGCCGCTGTATTCCCCGGGACAGGCAGGCCAAAGCTACTCGGACTCTCAGACTGCCGCGCAGGCCCAAGACTCCGCTGCAGCGCATTTAAACTTTGCCTCCTCTGCGCAAGACGCGGAGCCGCTGTCTGAGAGCGCGACGTTCCCGGTAGTCATCAAAAATGAATTCGAGAGCAGCTGTTATGAGTGGGGGGCATTCCATAAGTCGTACTTGGATGCTGGCTTCCAGTCAGAGCCGTTCTCCATGTCGAATAGTTTTCAAACTGATCAACAACAGGTAGACGTGAAAGACCTGTTGGACTCTTATTCTCCAATTTGTTCAAACCCAGAGACTGAATTCAAAGTGGAGAGTACCCTGAAACAAGAGCAGTGCTTTGGAGATGCGTGCACACAGGGCTTCAGCGCTCCCATGTTTAACTACTCCACTCCAGTTATGGATATCCCACCCACCAGTATTTTAAAACCAACAATTTTTCCAAATATTGAACTCCAGTCGAGTTGCGAAACGAACTATTCGACTTCCACAATAGACTCGGTACTGTATTCATCATTATTGCCGGAGTCTTTCAGTCAAACTTACACACGGGCTCAAAAACCTAACCGTGTAAGAAAAAGCCCTGCTTCCTCTACCGGACAGGCCAAGGAAAAACCCTTCACGTGTCCAATGGAGACCTGCGACCGGCGCTTCTCTCGGTCGGATGAGCTCAACAGGCACATCCGCATCCACACGGGACACAAACCTTTCCAGTGCCGCATCTGTTTGCGGAGCTTCAGTAGAAGCGACCATCTGACCACGCACACCCGCACTCATACCGGCGAGAAGCCCTTTTCTTGCGATGTGTGCGGCAAACGCTTTGCTAGGAGCGACGAAAGGAAACGACACGGTCGGGTGCATCTCAAACAGAAAGAAAAGATGGAGTTGAAGCCACAAGTAGTCAACGCGTGGCCATTCACTTTGCCAGAGGCCATTTAA